One Falsarthrobacter nasiphocae DNA segment encodes these proteins:
- a CDS encoding MFS transporter has protein sequence MSSSQGARGAQHVTSGALLRSHREYRAWFVGDTGAEVGGQLVSLAFALLAFAVTQDLVLAGIVGAAAAGARFVAMLPGGAVIDAYPKRRLLAVYAAVRIVLMLTLVVLILTGTASFWTLLAFGILDGLLKGLFGGLTNAILPFILKGEELRAGLIANETRDSVISVAASPAGGALFGLNPLAPFVADAVLTTSLLWSSKRMTSRVDAAREAGAPRPGFGERMTAGWRWLAGRGDLLAILAILTVSNLGNFLAISSVELGLMSRGVAPWMIGLVFSFFSVGMILGGILASSPAARRRTPRAIALTAFGVQAGAYVLMALSAQWWWIAGLLLVITIPVIAMNSALGAYQMQNTPAEFQGRVGTVFMFVIGLGPVLAAAGAGLLLAHVGWGPTILVAASLSLVALAITALSPHLSALGTSDSGREARQDGEEAEAAKEATERAGGEG, from the coding sequence ATGTCTTCATCACAGGGGGCGCGGGGCGCCCAGCACGTGACGTCCGGAGCCCTGCTCCGCTCCCACCGCGAGTACCGCGCCTGGTTCGTCGGTGACACCGGGGCGGAAGTGGGCGGGCAGCTGGTCTCGCTGGCCTTCGCCCTTCTCGCTTTTGCCGTCACTCAGGACCTGGTCCTAGCCGGGATCGTCGGGGCCGCGGCGGCGGGCGCCCGGTTCGTGGCGATGCTGCCCGGCGGGGCCGTCATCGACGCGTATCCCAAGCGAAGGCTCCTCGCGGTGTACGCGGCGGTCCGCATCGTCCTCATGCTCACGCTCGTGGTTCTCATCCTCACCGGCACCGCGAGCTTCTGGACGCTGCTCGCGTTCGGCATCCTCGACGGCCTGCTCAAGGGCCTCTTCGGGGGCTTGACGAACGCCATCCTGCCGTTCATTCTCAAGGGGGAGGAGCTCCGGGCGGGTCTCATTGCCAACGAGACGCGGGACTCCGTCATCAGCGTCGCCGCCTCGCCGGCGGGCGGGGCCCTCTTCGGGCTCAACCCTCTGGCGCCCTTTGTTGCCGATGCCGTCCTGACGACGTCCCTCCTATGGTCCTCGAAGAGGATGACGTCCAGGGTTGACGCGGCCCGGGAGGCTGGCGCGCCTCGTCCGGGCTTCGGGGAGCGGATGACGGCTGGTTGGCGGTGGCTCGCCGGACGCGGGGACCTGCTCGCGATCCTCGCGATCCTGACCGTGTCCAACCTGGGCAACTTCCTGGCCATCTCGTCGGTGGAGCTCGGCCTCATGTCGCGCGGTGTGGCGCCCTGGATGATCGGTCTGGTCTTCTCGTTCTTCTCGGTGGGAATGATCCTCGGTGGCATTCTTGCCTCGTCCCCCGCGGCCCGTCGTCGGACTCCGCGAGCCATTGCCCTGACCGCCTTCGGGGTGCAGGCCGGCGCGTATGTCCTCATGGCCCTCTCTGCGCAGTGGTGGTGGATCGCGGGTCTGCTGCTCGTCATCACCATTCCCGTCATCGCGATGAACTCGGCCCTCGGCGCCTACCAGATGCAGAACACGCCAGCGGAGTTTCAGGGCCGCGTGGGCACGGTGTTCATGTTCGTCATCGGCCTTGGGCCCGTCCTTGCGGCGGCGGGGGCCGGGCTGCTCCTGGCCCATGTCGGGTGGGGGCCGACGATCCTGGTCGCTGCGTCCCTGAGCCTCGTCGCGCTGGCCATCACGGCGCTCTCGCCCCACCTGAGCGCGCTGGGAACCTCCGACTCGGGTCGCGAGGCCCGGCAGGACGGTGAGGAGGCTGAGGCCGCGAAGGAAGCGACGGAGAGAGCCGGCGGGGAAGGCTAG
- a CDS encoding MsnO8 family LLM class oxidoreductase, protein MTHIELGILDLATVSAGGNSAAALSATTRYAQWADSAGLDRFWVAEHHNMPGVASTAPAVLMAHLAARTERIKVGSGGVMLPNHQPLVVAEQFALLEALHPGRVELGLGRAPGTDARTAAALRRARVQERVEDFPEDVLDVLGLFGDPRGSSRVRFLRATPEAAGAPRVWLLGSSLFSARLAGALGLSYSYAHHFGQEDPGAVFAAYRTAFAAGLEEGSVPEGQEPFAMLTTSVVTADTQEEAELLAGPARVMALNLRKGRPEAIVSPETAAEMAAGEEGDFLAAVPATKFVGTPDVVARSVRELATSLEVQAVMLSSTLYDADGSGESRIGSAERFLQHWRA, encoded by the coding sequence GTGACTCACATCGAACTCGGCATCCTTGACCTCGCCACCGTCTCCGCCGGAGGGAACAGCGCCGCCGCGCTCTCCGCGACCACCCGCTACGCCCAGTGGGCGGACTCTGCGGGACTCGACCGCTTCTGGGTGGCCGAGCACCACAACATGCCCGGCGTCGCCTCCACGGCCCCGGCCGTCCTCATGGCGCACCTCGCCGCGCGCACCGAGCGCATCAAGGTGGGCTCGGGCGGGGTCATGCTGCCGAACCACCAGCCGCTCGTCGTCGCCGAGCAGTTCGCGCTCCTGGAGGCCCTGCACCCCGGCCGGGTTGAGCTGGGCCTGGGGCGCGCACCCGGCACCGATGCCCGCACGGCGGCCGCACTGCGCCGGGCCCGCGTCCAGGAGCGCGTCGAGGACTTCCCGGAGGACGTCCTGGACGTGCTGGGGCTCTTCGGGGATCCTCGCGGCAGCTCCCGCGTGAGGTTCCTGCGCGCGACGCCGGAGGCCGCGGGTGCCCCTCGGGTCTGGCTCCTGGGCTCCAGTCTCTTCTCCGCCCGCCTGGCCGGTGCGCTCGGCCTCTCGTACTCCTACGCTCACCATTTCGGCCAGGAAGACCCCGGCGCGGTGTTCGCCGCGTACCGGACGGCCTTCGCCGCGGGCCTCGAGGAAGGGTCCGTGCCGGAGGGGCAGGAGCCGTTCGCGATGCTGACGACGAGCGTCGTCACGGCCGACACCCAGGAGGAGGCGGAGCTCCTCGCGGGGCCCGCCCGGGTCATGGCCCTCAACCTGCGCAAGGGCCGCCCAGAGGCGATCGTCTCCCCGGAGACGGCCGCCGAGATGGCGGCGGGGGAGGAGGGGGACTTCCTCGCGGCGGTGCCGGCCACGAAGTTCGTGGGGACCCCGGATGTTGTCGCCCGGTCCGTCCGCGAGCTCGCCACCTCGCTCGAGGTGCAGGCCGTCATGCTCTCCTCGACTCTCTACGACGCGGACGGCTCGGGCGAGTCGAGGATCGGCAGCGCCGAGCGCTTCCTGCAGCACTGGCGAGCGTAG
- a CDS encoding amidohydrolase, with amino-acid sequence MSPSSASPSVPEIKAACGGVSEAAHAFRRDIHSHPELSFQEFRTTDRIVARLEAAGLSPVRLKGTGVCVDIGSGPVAVALRGDIDALPVQEETGLEFASVTEGRAHACGHDIHTSVMMGAALALAAVDAKSPLPARVRIIFQPAEERIPGGAKQVVEQGLLDDVPAVLACHCDPRIDVGQVGTRIGAITSAADTIRITLSGRGGHTSRPQLTEDLVQALSFLAANVPSVLARRIDARSGVSVVWGQIAAGSAPNQIPSRGTLAGTMRCLDVEAWEAAGDLLDMVVRQLATPFSVDVELDHIRGVPPVINSERETLLIEEAARAQLGSQAVVLTPQSMGGEDFAWMTQKVSGAMFRLGTRTPGGETYDLHRGDYTPDERALDVGIEVMTAAALRAVAHSSAGA; translated from the coding sequence ATGAGCCCCTCCAGCGCATCCCCCTCGGTACCCGAGATCAAGGCAGCGTGCGGGGGAGTCTCGGAGGCGGCCCACGCCTTCCGCCGGGACATCCACTCCCACCCGGAGCTGTCCTTCCAGGAGTTCCGCACCACGGACCGAATCGTCGCGCGCCTTGAGGCGGCGGGTCTGAGCCCGGTCCGCCTCAAGGGCACAGGTGTGTGCGTTGACATCGGCTCAGGTCCTGTCGCAGTGGCCCTGCGGGGGGACATCGACGCCCTCCCCGTCCAGGAGGAGACCGGTCTGGAGTTCGCGTCCGTCACCGAGGGCCGGGCCCACGCGTGCGGGCACGACATCCACACCTCCGTCATGATGGGCGCGGCCCTGGCCCTCGCGGCCGTCGACGCGAAGAGCCCGTTGCCTGCCCGCGTGCGGATCATCTTCCAGCCGGCAGAGGAGCGGATTCCCGGCGGCGCCAAGCAGGTCGTGGAGCAGGGACTTCTCGACGACGTTCCCGCCGTGCTCGCCTGCCACTGCGACCCGCGGATCGACGTCGGGCAGGTCGGCACCCGCATCGGCGCCATCACGTCCGCTGCGGACACCATCCGCATCACGTTGAGCGGCCGCGGCGGCCACACCTCGCGCCCGCAGCTCACGGAGGACCTCGTCCAGGCGCTGTCCTTCCTCGCGGCCAACGTCCCGTCCGTCCTTGCCCGCCGGATCGACGCCCGCAGCGGGGTCTCCGTCGTGTGGGGGCAGATCGCCGCCGGCAGCGCGCCGAACCAGATCCCGTCCCGCGGAACGCTCGCGGGCACCATGCGCTGCCTCGACGTCGAGGCATGGGAAGCGGCGGGGGACCTGCTCGACATGGTCGTGCGCCAGCTCGCCACGCCGTTCAGCGTGGACGTGGAGCTGGACCACATTCGCGGTGTCCCGCCCGTCATCAACAGCGAGCGGGAGACGCTCCTCATCGAGGAGGCCGCCCGCGCGCAGCTCGGCAGCCAGGCTGTTGTCCTCACGCCCCAGTCCATGGGCGGCGAGGACTTCGCGTGGATGACGCAGAAGGTCAGCGGCGCCATGTTCCGCCTGGGCACGCGCACGCCGGGCGGGGAGACGTACGACCTGCACCGCGGGGACTACACCCCCGACGAGCGCGCGCTCGACGTCGGCATCGAGGTCATGACCGCCGCGGCCCTGCGCGCCGTCGCCCATTCCTCCGCCGGGGCATAA
- a CDS encoding mannose-1-phosphate guanylyltransferase has product MSTTPTPHCATAMSRFHAVIPAGGVGTRLWPLSRASAPKFLHDLTGSGATLIRATYDRLAPLCDGRVAVVTGVSHADAVREQLPEVADEDLVLESEPKDSAAAIGLAAAILWKRDPNIIMGSFAADHVIKPLETFQRVVTEAVETAATGKIVTIGITPAFPSTGFGYIRRGRSLRLKGAPSAHHVIEFVEKPDEATARRYVDSGDYSWNAGMFVAPVGLMLRHLEASEPELHAGIMAIAEAWDTPERAAVVEKVWPGLPKIAIDYAVAEPAAAAGDVAVIPGDFEWDDVGDFAAMARLNHAEDNESITTIGDSKRVYSDKSSGGIVVSDTNRVIALIGIDDVVVVDTHDALLVTTKEHAQSVKAAVAHWKSQGDTDVL; this is encoded by the coding sequence ATGAGCACAACCCCGACCCCTCATTGCGCAACGGCGATGTCCCGTTTTCATGCCGTGATCCCCGCTGGTGGCGTGGGAACGCGGCTCTGGCCGCTGTCGCGGGCCTCGGCGCCGAAGTTTCTTCACGACCTGACCGGCTCAGGTGCCACCCTGATTCGCGCAACATATGACAGGCTGGCCCCCTTGTGTGATGGGCGTGTGGCAGTTGTCACTGGCGTCTCGCACGCCGACGCCGTCCGGGAGCAGCTTCCCGAGGTCGCGGACGAGGACCTCGTCCTGGAGTCCGAGCCGAAGGACTCCGCCGCGGCCATCGGCCTCGCCGCAGCCATCCTGTGGAAGCGGGACCCGAACATCATCATGGGCTCCTTCGCGGCGGACCACGTCATCAAGCCGCTCGAGACCTTCCAGCGCGTCGTGACGGAGGCCGTCGAGACCGCCGCCACGGGCAAGATCGTCACGATCGGCATCACGCCCGCCTTCCCCTCCACCGGGTTCGGCTACATCCGCCGGGGCCGCAGCCTCCGCCTCAAGGGCGCGCCGAGCGCCCACCACGTGATCGAGTTCGTCGAGAAGCCGGACGAGGCCACGGCGCGCCGCTACGTGGACTCGGGGGACTACTCCTGGAACGCGGGCATGTTCGTGGCACCGGTGGGCCTCATGCTCAGGCACCTCGAGGCGAGCGAGCCGGAGCTCCACGCAGGCATCATGGCCATTGCCGAAGCCTGGGACACGCCGGAGCGGGCTGCCGTCGTCGAGAAGGTGTGGCCGGGACTGCCCAAGATCGCCATCGACTACGCGGTGGCCGAGCCTGCCGCGGCAGCGGGCGACGTCGCCGTCATCCCCGGCGACTTCGAGTGGGACGACGTCGGAGACTTCGCCGCCATGGCGCGCCTCAACCATGCGGAGGACAACGAGTCCATCACGACCATCGGCGACAGCAAGCGCGTCTACAGCGACAAGTCGAGCGGCGGCATCGTCGTCTCTGACACAAACCGCGTCATCGCGCTCATCGGCATCGACGACGTCGTCGTCGTCGACACGCACGACGCCCTGCTCGTCACGACCAAGGAGCACGCCCAGTCCGTCAAGGCGGCCGTGGCCCACTGGAAGTCCCAAGGAGACACCGACGTCCTATGA
- the sdhC gene encoding succinate dehydrogenase, cytochrome b556 subunit, which yields MSKTPTGGTLYRGREGMWSWVGHRVTGVVIFFFLLVHVLDTSLVRVAPEAYDAVIGTYKTWYMALGETGLVAAILFHALNGIRIILVDFWAKGPKYQRQMLWAVLGVWLVLFAGFAIRHLSLAFGGH from the coding sequence GTGTCGAAGACACCAACGGGCGGCACGCTCTACCGCGGCCGCGAAGGCATGTGGTCGTGGGTCGGCCACCGAGTCACCGGCGTGGTGATTTTCTTTTTCCTGCTCGTGCACGTGCTGGACACGTCACTCGTCCGCGTCGCGCCTGAAGCGTACGACGCGGTGATCGGAACGTACAAGACCTGGTACATGGCTCTTGGCGAGACCGGTCTCGTGGCGGCGATCCTCTTCCACGCCCTCAACGGCATTCGCATCATCCTCGTGGACTTCTGGGCCAAGGGCCCGAAGTACCAGCGTCAGATGCTCTGGGCCGTGCTCGGCGTCTGGCTCGTCCTCTTCGCCGGCTTTGCGATCCGTCATCTCTCCCTGGCCTTTGGAGGACACTAG
- a CDS encoding succinate dehydrogenase hydrophobic membrane anchor subunit, producing the protein MSTIDAPRSRRIAPKYTRNTQGKGNFEMLAWLFMRLSGAVLVVLIFVHLFVNLLAGDGVHAIDFGFVAGKWANPIWQFWDLVMLWLAMLHGTNGVRTIINDYAEKDSTRLWLKTALYLAALVVIVLGTLVIFTFDPCVVNGQGQPLPGSFCPSK; encoded by the coding sequence ATGAGCACCATTGACGCTCCCCGCTCGCGGCGCATCGCGCCCAAGTACACCCGGAACACGCAGGGCAAGGGCAACTTCGAGATGCTCGCATGGCTCTTCATGCGCCTCTCCGGCGCCGTCCTCGTGGTCCTCATCTTCGTCCACCTCTTCGTCAACCTCCTCGCAGGCGACGGCGTCCACGCCATCGACTTCGGGTTTGTTGCGGGCAAGTGGGCCAACCCCATCTGGCAGTTCTGGGACCTCGTCATGCTCTGGCTGGCCATGCTCCACGGCACCAACGGCGTCCGAACGATCATCAACGACTACGCCGAGAAGGACTCCACCCGCCTCTGGCTGAAGACGGCCCTCTACCTCGCCGCCCTCGTGGTCATCGTCCTCGGAACCCTCGTGATCTTCACGTTTGACCCGTGCGTCGTCAACGGGCAGGGACAGCCCCTTCCGGGCTCGTTCTGCCCCTCCAAGTAG
- the sdhA gene encoding succinate dehydrogenase flavoprotein subunit has product MQVHKYDVVIVGAGGAGMRAAIESGQRARTAVLTKLYPTRSHTGAAQGGMCAALANVEEDNWEWHTFDTIKGGDYLVDQDAAEVMAKEAIDAVLDLEKMGLPFNRTPEGRIDQRRFGGHTRNHGEAAVRRACYAADRTGHMILQTLYQNCVKHNVEFYNEYYVLDLLMVDERQEDGSVQKRVAGVVSYDLASGELHVFQAKSVVFASGGAGKVFKTTSNAHTLTGDGMAIAFRQGLPLEDMEFFQFHPTGLAGLGILLSEAARGEGGILRNADGERFMERYAPTIKDLAPRDIVARSMANEVREGRGAGPNKDYVLLDLTHLEPSHIDEKLPDITEFARTYLGVEPYTEPVPVFPTAHYAMGGIPTNIKAEVLQDNDTVVPGLYAAGEVACVSVHGSNRLGTNSLLDINVFGKRAGINAAEYAKTAEFVEIPENPTAFVENQIAMLRASTGTEKVAVLRKELQDTMDADMQVFRSEETIRRALDKIEELRTRYRQIAIQDKGKRFNLDLLEAIELGFLLDLAEVMTVSALHRKESRGGHFREDYPNRDDENFMKHTMVYRDETSEMEGIKGIRFDTKPVIFTRYEPMERKY; this is encoded by the coding sequence ATGCAGGTCCACAAGTATGACGTCGTCATCGTCGGCGCCGGCGGCGCGGGCATGCGCGCGGCCATCGAGTCCGGGCAGCGCGCCCGCACCGCCGTCCTGACGAAGCTCTACCCCACTCGCTCCCACACCGGCGCTGCCCAGGGCGGCATGTGCGCGGCACTCGCCAACGTCGAGGAGGACAACTGGGAGTGGCACACCTTCGACACGATCAAGGGCGGCGACTACCTCGTCGACCAGGACGCCGCCGAGGTCATGGCCAAGGAGGCCATCGACGCCGTCCTCGACCTTGAGAAGATGGGTCTCCCCTTCAACCGCACGCCCGAGGGGCGGATCGACCAGCGGCGCTTCGGCGGCCACACGCGCAACCACGGCGAGGCCGCCGTCCGCCGCGCGTGCTACGCAGCCGACCGCACGGGTCACATGATCCTCCAGACCCTCTACCAGAACTGCGTCAAGCACAACGTCGAGTTCTACAACGAGTACTACGTCCTCGACCTCCTCATGGTGGACGAGCGCCAGGAGGACGGCTCCGTCCAGAAGCGCGTCGCCGGCGTCGTCTCCTACGACCTCGCCTCCGGCGAGCTCCACGTCTTCCAGGCCAAGTCCGTCGTGTTCGCCTCCGGCGGCGCCGGCAAGGTCTTCAAGACCACCTCGAACGCGCACACGCTGACGGGCGACGGCATGGCCATCGCCTTCCGCCAGGGCCTGCCGCTCGAGGACATGGAGTTCTTCCAGTTCCACCCGACCGGCCTGGCCGGCCTCGGCATCCTCCTCTCCGAGGCTGCTCGCGGCGAGGGCGGCATCCTCCGCAACGCGGACGGCGAGCGCTTCATGGAGCGCTACGCCCCCACCATCAAGGACCTCGCCCCGCGCGACATCGTGGCGCGTTCCATGGCCAACGAGGTCCGCGAGGGACGCGGTGCGGGCCCGAACAAGGACTACGTCCTCCTCGACCTGACGCACCTCGAGCCGAGCCACATCGACGAGAAGCTCCCGGACATCACGGAGTTCGCTCGCACCTACCTCGGCGTCGAGCCCTACACGGAGCCGGTCCCCGTCTTCCCGACGGCCCACTACGCCATGGGCGGCATCCCGACGAACATCAAGGCCGAGGTCCTCCAGGACAACGACACGGTCGTCCCGGGACTCTACGCCGCCGGTGAGGTCGCGTGCGTGTCCGTCCACGGCTCCAACCGCCTGGGCACCAACTCGCTCCTCGACATCAACGTCTTCGGCAAGCGCGCCGGCATCAACGCCGCCGAGTACGCCAAGACGGCCGAGTTCGTCGAGATCCCCGAGAACCCGACGGCCTTCGTCGAGAACCAGATCGCCATGCTCCGCGCATCCACCGGCACGGAGAAGGTCGCGGTGCTCCGCAAGGAGCTCCAGGACACGATGGACGCCGACATGCAGGTGTTCCGCTCCGAGGAGACGATCCGCCGGGCCCTCGACAAGATCGAGGAGCTGCGGACCCGCTACCGCCAGATCGCCATCCAGGACAAGGGCAAGCGCTTCAACCTGGACCTCCTCGAGGCCATCGAGCTCGGCTTCCTCCTGGACCTCGCCGAGGTCATGACCGTCTCCGCACTGCACCGCAAGGAGTCCCGCGGCGGGCACTTCCGCGAGGACTACCCGAACCGCGACGACGAGAACTTCATGAAGCACACGATGGTCTACCGCGATGAGACCTCCGAGATGGAGGGCATCAAGGGCATCCGCTTCGACACCAAGCCGGTGATCTTCACCCGTTACGAGCCGATGGAGCGTAAGTACTGA
- a CDS encoding succinate dehydrogenase iron-sulfur subunit produces MSHVEAAEPASKIDLAASTGGGEIPTFDITLRVRRYNPEFSDEATWQDYSLTMYGTDRVLDALHKAKWDEDGSLSFRRSCAHGVCGSDAMRINGRNRLACKTLLKDLDTSKPIIVEPIKGLPVEKDLIVDMEPFFQSYREIMPFLINKDAAPTKERLQSAEDRARFDDTTKCILCAACTSSCPVFWTDGQYFGPAAIVNAHRFIFDSRDDAGDMRLEILNDKEGVWRCRTTFNCSEACPRGIQVTKAIAEVKQAILTRSM; encoded by the coding sequence ATGAGCCACGTTGAAGCAGCTGAGCCTGCGAGCAAGATCGACCTCGCGGCGTCGACGGGCGGCGGAGAGATCCCCACGTTCGACATCACGCTCCGCGTGCGCCGCTACAACCCGGAGTTCTCGGACGAGGCCACCTGGCAGGACTACTCCCTGACCATGTACGGCACCGACCGCGTCCTCGACGCCCTCCACAAGGCCAAGTGGGACGAGGACGGCTCGCTGTCCTTCCGCCGCTCCTGCGCCCACGGCGTCTGCGGCTCCGATGCGATGCGCATCAACGGCCGCAACCGCCTCGCGTGCAAGACGCTCCTGAAGGACCTGGACACGAGCAAGCCCATCATCGTCGAGCCCATCAAGGGCCTGCCGGTGGAGAAGGACCTCATCGTGGACATGGAGCCGTTCTTCCAGTCCTACCGCGAGATCATGCCGTTCCTCATCAACAAGGATGCGGCGCCCACGAAGGAGCGCCTCCAGTCCGCCGAGGACCGCGCACGGTTCGACGACACGACCAAGTGCATCCTCTGCGCCGCGTGCACGTCCTCGTGCCCGGTGTTCTGGACGGACGGGCAGTACTTCGGCCCGGCCGCCATCGTCAACGCGCACCGATTCATCTTCGACTCCCGCGACGACGCCGGCGACATGCGCCTCGAGATCCTCAACGACAAGGAAGGCGTGTGGCGCTGCCGCACCACCTTCAACTGCTCCGAGGCCTGCCCCCGCGGCATCCAGGTCACGAAGGCCATCGCCGAGGTCAAGCAGGCGATCCTCACGCGCAGCATGTAG
- a CDS encoding VOC family protein, protein MSRVVHFEIHADNPERAVAFYRDAFGWTVEDWSEFAGMPYFGVKTGEEGTMGIDGAIMQRQAPLDGIGAPVNGAVLTLGVEDFDAAATRILDAGGSVALEKYALPGMAWQGYFHDTENNVFGIHQPDPEAK, encoded by the coding sequence ATGTCCCGCGTTGTCCACTTCGAAATTCATGCCGACAACCCCGAGCGGGCGGTGGCCTTCTACCGTGACGCGTTCGGGTGGACCGTCGAGGACTGGAGCGAGTTCGCCGGCATGCCGTACTTCGGCGTCAAGACGGGCGAGGAGGGCACCATGGGCATCGACGGCGCCATCATGCAGCGCCAAGCGCCCCTGGACGGCATTGGAGCACCCGTCAACGGCGCCGTCCTCACCCTGGGCGTGGAGGACTTCGACGCGGCCGCCACCCGCATCCTCGATGCCGGCGGTAGTGTTGCTCTGGAGAAGTACGCCCTCCCGGGCATGGCCTGGCAAGGGTATTTTCACGACACCGAGAACAACGTGTTCGGCATCCACCAGCCGGACCCAGAAGCGAAGTAG
- a CDS encoding maleylpyruvate isomerase family mycothiol-dependent enzyme, whose protein sequence is MANPDVMWPRVIKEREALAEDLAGLTNAQWATRSLCSKWTVQNLVVHLISGFQVTKKEAVLALVRHGFNFSQLNDTVVSSGTHVPPSTTLEQYRAAMGRESDTFKPEDALAEIMIHSADIRIPLGLEYEPSKDNLFSLAASVSKRPHSKRLRDLRKGLRFTATDQPWSLGSKGPEVKGPMLPLLLALCGREAGLEQLEGDGLTAFRARFSH, encoded by the coding sequence ATGGCTAATCCCGATGTCATGTGGCCGCGCGTCATCAAGGAGCGCGAGGCACTGGCCGAGGACCTCGCCGGCCTCACGAACGCCCAGTGGGCCACCCGCTCGCTCTGCAGCAAGTGGACGGTCCAGAATCTCGTGGTTCACCTCATCAGCGGCTTCCAGGTGACGAAGAAGGAGGCCGTGCTCGCGCTGGTGCGCCACGGCTTCAACTTCTCCCAGCTCAACGACACCGTCGTCTCCTCCGGCACGCACGTCCCGCCGTCCACGACGCTCGAGCAGTACCGCGCCGCCATGGGCCGCGAGTCCGACACGTTCAAGCCCGAGGACGCCCTCGCCGAGATCATGATTCACTCGGCCGACATCCGGATCCCCCTGGGCCTCGAGTACGAGCCGTCCAAGGACAACCTCTTCAGCCTCGCGGCCTCCGTGTCCAAGCGGCCCCACTCAAAGCGCCTCCGCGATCTTCGCAAGGGCCTGCGCTTCACGGCGACGGATCAGCCGTGGTCCCTCGGCTCCAAGGGCCCTGAGGTCAAGGGCCCCATGCTCCCCCTCCTGCTGGCCCTGTGCGGCCGGGAGGCGGGCCTGGAGCAGCTTGAGGGCGATGGCCTCACCGCCTTCCGCGCCCGTTTCTCGCACTGA
- a CDS encoding YihY/virulence factor BrkB family protein, translating to MPRTRRLRSDRKTYPVQEKAEQTSPTPLDPAQLNVEVLERKAELSKAKRDGTSTLGPTLKLFLARLNQSKPMRSWTLYSQRHGPLMAAGSAYNMFFSVAALLVAGFSILGLLAAGNTALQDLVVESVSKTVPNLIDTGNGGLATKEDLFDNAKGGYSLALAISIATTLVTALGWINGLREGMRGVFGLPPIKLSFPVLKARDLGTLLLLGVALILTTAVGSIFTGLTQMIMDWLRLDSGFARLVIQVAGFVVMLALDAVVAYILFRVASGIKMSRKAVVVSALIAGLGSTLLRLFSAQILSGATKNPLLAPFAVILGLFIWFYFLSQVYLLSTAVGRVLHSDEELRRESHLDPHKPSLLRRAKTGKRDLQAS from the coding sequence TTGCCACGAACTCGCAGGCTGCGCAGCGATAGAAAGACCTACCCCGTCCAAGAGAAGGCGGAGCAGACAAGCCCCACCCCGCTGGACCCCGCACAGCTCAATGTGGAGGTGCTCGAGCGCAAGGCGGAGCTGTCCAAGGCGAAGCGGGACGGGACGTCCACGCTCGGGCCCACGCTCAAGCTCTTTCTCGCCCGCCTCAACCAGTCCAAGCCCATGCGCTCCTGGACGCTGTACTCCCAGCGGCATGGTCCCCTCATGGCCGCAGGCAGCGCCTACAACATGTTCTTCTCCGTGGCGGCCCTCCTCGTGGCCGGGTTCTCCATCCTGGGCCTCCTCGCCGCGGGCAACACGGCCCTGCAGGACCTGGTTGTCGAGTCGGTCTCCAAGACGGTGCCCAACCTCATCGACACGGGCAACGGCGGCCTCGCCACCAAGGAAGACCTGTTCGACAACGCGAAGGGCGGCTACAGCCTGGCCCTCGCCATCTCCATCGCCACGACCCTCGTCACCGCGCTCGGCTGGATCAACGGGCTCCGCGAGGGCATGCGCGGGGTGTTCGGGCTGCCTCCGATCAAGCTGAGCTTCCCCGTCCTCAAGGCCCGTGACCTCGGCACCCTGCTTCTCCTCGGCGTGGCTCTCATCCTCACGACAGCGGTCGGCTCCATCTTCACCGGGCTGACCCAGATGATCATGGACTGGCTGCGGCTGGACTCCGGGTTTGCCCGGCTCGTCATCCAGGTGGCCGGCTTCGTGGTCATGCTCGCCCTCGACGCGGTGGTCGCGTACATTCTCTTCCGCGTGGCATCCGGCATCAAGATGTCCCGCAAGGCCGTCGTCGTCTCCGCGCTCATCGCGGGTCTCGGCTCCACGCTCCTGCGCCTCTTCTCCGCCCAGATCCTCAGCGGGGCCACGAAGAACCCGCTCCTGGCGCCGTTCGCGGTCATCCTCGGCCTGTTCATCTGGTTCTACTTCCTGAGCCAGGTGTACCTGCTGTCCACGGCCGTGGGGCGCGTGCTGCACTCGGACGAGGAGCTGCGCCGAGAGAGCCACCTGGACCCGCACAAGCCGTCGCTGCTGCGGCGGGCCAAGACAGGCAAGCGCGACCTTCAGGCGTCCTGA